In Gemmatimonadetes bacterium T265, one DNA window encodes the following:
- a CDS encoding hypothetical protein (frameshifted, deletion at around 417129) — MQSTEVTVRPIQTEADYEAALAEVGMLMDAAHESPEGDRLDVLATLVQAYEARHHAVTPPDPVDAIRFRMDQRGLRPRDLEPYLGAAGACPKC, encoded by the coding sequence ATGCAGAGCACCGAAGTGACCGTCCGACCGATCCAGACCGAAGCCGACTATGAGGCGGCGCTCGCCGAGGTTGGTATGCTGATGGACGCGGCCCACGAGTCGCCCGAAGGTGACCGGCTCGACGTGCTCGCGACGCTCGTGCAGGCGTACGAGGCGCGCCACCACGCGGTCACGCCGCCTGACCCGGTAGACGCGATCCGCTTCCGCATGGATCAGCGCGGGCTACGGCCGCGTGACCTCGAACCATACCTCGGGGCCGCGGGCGCGTGTCCGAAGTGCTGA
- a CDS encoding molybdenum cofactor biosynthesis protein MoeB yields MSDALPPVDAARHARQIALPNVGAAGQERLRRARVLLVGAGGLGSPAALYLAAAGVGHLGLVDPDRVARHNLQRQLLHATADVGRPKVESARDRLRALDPRVDVAAYDARLTASNALDLLRGYDVVVDGSDNLRTRYLTSDACVRLGVPNVYGAVFRFEGQATVLAAPGGPCYRCLFPVPPPPGTTPSCEASGVLGVLPGLVGTIQAAEALKLLLGIGEPLAGRLLLVDGLRMEFRTLRVRRDPACVACGAEARRDGPLVDEAVDDPCGDPEPDEVTPRALAARLAAGEDVQLVDVREPWEFALARLRGARLVPLGTLDVAAVDPARAAVVYCHHGARGRRALEALRAAGLTRVANLAGGIDRWSEEVDPGVPRY; encoded by the coding sequence ATGAGCGACGCGCTCCCGCCCGTGGACGCCGCGCGCCACGCGCGGCAGATCGCATTGCCTAACGTTGGGGCGGCGGGGCAGGAGCGGCTCCGCCGCGCCCGCGTCCTGCTCGTCGGCGCGGGCGGGCTCGGCTCGCCCGCGGCCCTCTACCTCGCCGCCGCCGGCGTCGGGCACCTCGGCCTCGTCGACCCCGACCGCGTCGCGCGGCACAACCTGCAGCGCCAGCTCCTGCACGCGACCGCCGACGTCGGCCGCCCCAAGGTCGAGAGCGCGCGCGACCGGCTGCGGGCGCTCGACCCGCGCGTCGACGTGGCCGCGTACGACGCGCGCCTCACCGCGTCCAACGCGCTCGACCTCCTGCGCGGTTACGACGTCGTCGTCGACGGCTCCGACAACCTGCGCACGCGCTACCTGACGAGCGACGCCTGCGTGCGGCTCGGCGTGCCTAACGTCTACGGCGCGGTCTTCCGCTTCGAGGGGCAGGCGACCGTGCTCGCGGCGCCGGGCGGCCCGTGCTACCGCTGCCTCTTTCCGGTCCCGCCCCCGCCCGGCACGACCCCGTCGTGCGAGGCGAGCGGGGTACTCGGCGTGCTCCCGGGGCTCGTCGGCACGATCCAGGCGGCGGAGGCGCTGAAGCTGCTGTTAGGCATCGGGGAGCCGCTCGCGGGGCGGCTGCTGCTCGTCGACGGGCTGCGGATGGAGTTCCGGACGCTGCGCGTGCGGCGCGACCCGGCGTGCGTCGCGTGCGGGGCGGAGGCGCGGCGCGACGGCCCGCTCGTCGACGAAGCAGTCGACGACCCGTGCGGCGACCCGGAGCCGGACGAGGTGACGCCGCGCGCGCTGGCCGCGCGGCTCGCCGCGGGGGAGGACGTCCAGCTCGTCGACGTGCGCGAGCCGTGGGAGTTCGCGCTCGCGCGGCTGCGGGGGGCGCGGCTCGTACCGTTAGGCACGCTGGACGTGGCGGCCGTCGACCCGGCGCGCGCGGCCGTGGTCTACTGCCACCACGGCGCGCGCGGGCGGCGGGCGCTGGAGGCGCTGCGCGCGGCGGGCCTCACGCGCGTGGCGAACCTCGCCGGCGGGATCGACCGGTGGAGCGAGGAGGTCGACCCGGGGGTGCCGCGGTATTGA
- the moaA gene encoding GTP 3',8-cyclase, which translates to MSAPAVVLRGGPAVRAPNRAPQRAPTPDAPLVDQHGRSIEYLRVSVTDRCNLRCVYCMPAAGLPWLPKGDVLADDELVAVVDELASLGLRRVRLTGGEPTIRPGLERLVARLAAVPGVEELSLSTNGVRFCQDPGLARRLADAGLGRVNISADSLRADRVAAIARRDLGLDPVRAAELAEAAGLAPVKLNVVVVRGVNDDEVGDFARLTVDRPWAVRFIELMPVGELAEAYGGDVLGRVVPSEEVLARAADALAPWGGLVPLGAGQLAGNGPAGNGPAAYYGAPGAAGTVGVITPMTHTYCASCNRVRLTADGRLRTCLYGDHEVDLRGPLRRGEPLAGHVRAALAAKPREHALLQLRTGGLRALSQVGG; encoded by the coding sequence TTGGTCGACCAGCACGGCCGGTCGATCGAGTACCTGCGCGTCTCGGTGACGGACCGCTGCAACCTCCGCTGCGTCTACTGCATGCCCGCAGCGGGGCTTCCGTGGCTCCCCAAGGGCGACGTGCTCGCCGACGACGAACTCGTGGCCGTCGTGGACGAGCTCGCGTCGTTAGGCCTGCGGCGCGTGCGCCTGACGGGCGGCGAGCCGACGATCCGCCCCGGCCTCGAGCGGCTCGTCGCACGGCTGGCCGCGGTGCCGGGCGTCGAGGAGTTGTCGCTCTCGACGAACGGCGTACGCTTCTGCCAGGACCCGGGGCTCGCGCGCCGCCTCGCCGACGCGGGGCTCGGCCGCGTGAACATCTCCGCCGACTCGCTCCGCGCCGACCGCGTCGCCGCGATCGCGCGGCGCGACCTCGGCCTCGACCCGGTGCGCGCGGCCGAGCTGGCCGAGGCGGCGGGGCTCGCGCCGGTGAAGCTGAACGTGGTGGTCGTGCGCGGGGTGAACGACGACGAGGTCGGCGACTTCGCGCGGCTCACCGTCGACCGCCCGTGGGCGGTGCGCTTCATCGAGCTGATGCCGGTGGGCGAGTTGGCCGAGGCGTACGGCGGCGACGTGCTGGGCCGGGTGGTGCCGAGCGAGGAGGTGCTCGCGCGGGCGGCGGACGCGCTCGCGCCGTGGGGCGGACTCGTGCCGTTAGGCGCTGGGCAGTTGGCCGGCAACGGCCCGGCGGGTAACGGCCCGGCCGCGTACTACGGCGCGCCGGGCGCGGCCGGCACCGTCGGCGTCATCACGCCGATGACGCACACGTACTGCGCGTCGTGCAACCGGGTGCGCCTCACGGCCGACGGGCGGCTCCGGACGTGCCTCTACGGCGACCACGAGGTCGACCTGCGCGGGCCGCTCCGCCGCGGCGAGCCGCTCGCGGGGCACGTGCGCGCGGCGCTCGCCGCGAAGCCGCGCGAGCACGCGCTGCTGCAGCTGCGGACCGGCGGGCTGCGCGCGCTGTCGCAGGTGGGCGGGTGA
- a CDS encoding 2-polyprenyl-6-methoxyphenol hydroxylase, whose translation MAAPQVLIVGAGPTGLVLALRLARHGVPFRIVDRNAGPAQASRAMAVQARTLEFYRQLGFADAVVAAGIQVEAAHVREGGHDVARVALADMGVGLSPYPFVLCYPQDDHERFLVGQLAAAGVAVEWGVELTAFTQTDAGVRAVLDRGGTAETCGVAYLCGCDGARSRVRETLAVGFPGGTYDQLFYVADVKVAERVPDELYMSLGDDAFALMLPVRSSGTHRFIGVMPPGLAGRTDLTFEDVRPSAEALLGAHAAEVHWFSTYRVHHRVASHFRAGRSFLAGDAGHIHSPAGGQGMNTGIGDAVNLSWKLAHVLQGRAAPSLLDTYEPERIAFARTLVATTDRVFTGVVGRGATGHLVRTWLVPHLLPLLAGFAAVRRAAFETVSQVRLSYHESALSAGRAGDVHGGDRLPWVAADGVDNFAPLGTLDWQLHVYGSVSPALGDGAAALGLAVHGFAWSGAAAAAGLQRDAAYLVRPDGYVALASPEQDVGRLREFVAAHGLRFAGAPALTSHSHNGRLRLGATAPPLGEDRVADEHLGR comes from the coding sequence GTGGCCGCTCCCCAGGTCCTCATCGTCGGCGCCGGCCCGACCGGCCTCGTCCTCGCGTTGCGGCTCGCCCGCCACGGGGTCCCGTTCCGCATCGTCGACCGGAACGCCGGCCCCGCGCAGGCCTCGCGCGCGATGGCGGTGCAGGCGCGCACGCTCGAGTTCTACCGCCAACTCGGCTTCGCCGACGCGGTCGTCGCCGCGGGCATCCAGGTCGAGGCCGCGCACGTGCGCGAGGGCGGCCACGACGTCGCGCGCGTCGCGCTCGCCGACATGGGCGTCGGACTCAGCCCGTATCCGTTCGTCCTCTGCTACCCGCAGGACGACCACGAACGCTTCCTCGTCGGGCAGCTCGCGGCGGCGGGCGTCGCGGTCGAATGGGGCGTCGAGCTGACGGCGTTCACGCAGACGGACGCGGGCGTCCGCGCGGTGCTCGACCGCGGCGGCACGGCCGAGACGTGCGGGGTCGCGTACCTGTGCGGCTGCGACGGCGCGCGGAGCCGCGTGCGCGAGACGCTCGCCGTCGGCTTCCCGGGCGGTACGTACGACCAACTGTTCTACGTGGCCGACGTGAAGGTCGCCGAACGGGTGCCGGACGAGTTGTACATGAGCCTCGGGGACGACGCGTTCGCGCTCATGCTGCCGGTGCGTTCGAGCGGGACGCACCGCTTCATCGGCGTGATGCCGCCCGGGCTGGCGGGCCGCACGGACCTCACGTTCGAGGACGTGCGCCCGAGCGCCGAGGCGCTGCTCGGCGCGCACGCGGCGGAGGTGCACTGGTTCTCCACGTACCGCGTGCACCACCGCGTGGCGTCGCACTTCCGCGCGGGGCGCTCCTTTCTGGCCGGCGACGCGGGGCACATCCACAGCCCCGCCGGGGGGCAGGGGATGAACACCGGCATCGGCGACGCGGTGAACCTGTCGTGGAAGTTGGCCCACGTGCTGCAGGGGCGCGCCGCGCCCTCGCTGCTCGACACGTACGAGCCCGAGCGGATCGCCTTCGCGCGCACCCTGGTCGCGACGACCGACCGCGTCTTCACGGGCGTCGTCGGCCGGGGCGCGACGGGGCACCTCGTCCGGACGTGGCTCGTGCCGCACCTGCTGCCGCTCCTCGCCGGATTCGCCGCGGTGCGCCGGGCCGCGTTCGAGACGGTGTCGCAGGTGCGGCTCAGCTACCACGAGAGCGCGTTGAGCGCGGGCCGGGCGGGCGACGTGCACGGGGGCGACCGCCTACCGTGGGTCGCGGCGGACGGCGTCGACAACTTCGCGCCGCTCGGCACGCTCGACTGGCAGCTGCACGTCTACGGCAGCGTGAGCCCAGCGTTAGGCGATGGCGCCGCGGCACTAGGCCTGGCGGTGCACGGGTTCGCGTGGAGCGGGGCGGCCGCGGCGGCGGGGCTGCAACGTGACGCCGCGTACCTCGTACGCCCCGACGGGTACGTCGCGCTCGCCTCGCCCGAGCAGGACGTCGGCCGCCTGCGAGAGTTCGTCGCGGCGCACGGGCTCCGCTTCGCCGGCGCGCCCGCGCTAACGAGTCACTCGCACAACGGTCGACTTCGACTTGGCGCTACCGCGCCGCCGCTTGGGGAGGACCGCGTCGCGGACGAGCACCTCGGCCGGTAG
- a CDS encoding molybdate ABC transporter substrate-binding protein: MRALRAAVVGGLALGAAPGPRAPGGHVPRAQDAPLLVFAAADLREVLPELAAAYRRAGGDSVVVTFGATGDLALQIANGAPADLFFAADEAAVARLTAQHAVVERTRRLYAIGRLALAVSPAAGANQAGAAGAPPRLADLARASVRTVAVADPARAPYGRAAREALERAGLWAQVGPKVVYTPNVAQAYRVVQDGNADAGFVSRAALSRAAPASYALVDTTLYAPIRQAAAVVAASRRQDAASRFLDYTTGSAGFAVLRRYGFAPPPGGLAAAPAAAPR; the protein is encoded by the coding sequence GTGAGGGCGCTCCGCGCGGCGGTCGTCGGCGGGCTCGCGCTCGGCGCGGCGCCCGGCCCGCGAGCACCGGGAGGGCACGTTCCACGCGCGCAGGACGCCCCGCTGCTCGTCTTCGCCGCCGCGGACCTGCGCGAGGTGCTCCCGGAACTCGCGGCGGCGTACCGGCGGGCCGGGGGGGACAGCGTCGTCGTCACCTTCGGCGCGACGGGCGACCTCGCGCTGCAGATCGCCAACGGCGCCCCCGCGGACCTGTTCTTCGCCGCCGACGAGGCCGCGGTGGCGCGCCTGACCGCGCAGCACGCCGTCGTCGAGCGCACGCGGCGCCTCTACGCCATCGGGCGGCTCGCGCTCGCCGTTAGTCCTGCGGCGGGCGCCAACCAGGCGGGTGCCGCCGGCGCGCCACCCCGCCTGGCCGACCTCGCCCGCGCTTCGGTGCGCACCGTCGCGGTCGCCGACCCCGCGCGCGCGCCCTACGGCCGCGCGGCGCGCGAGGCGCTGGAGCGCGCGGGGCTGTGGGCGCAGGTGGGCCCGAAGGTCGTCTACACGCCCAACGTCGCGCAGGCGTACCGCGTCGTGCAGGACGGCAACGCCGACGCGGGGTTCGTCTCGCGCGCGGCGCTCAGCCGCGCGGCGCCGGCGTCCTACGCGCTCGTCGACACGACGCTCTACGCGCCCATCCGCCAGGCCGCCGCGGTCGTCGCGGCGAGCCGCCGGCAGGACGCGGCCTCGCGCTTCCTCGACTACACGACGGGGAGCGCGGGCTTCGCCGTGCTGCGCCGGTACGGCTTCGCCCCGCCGCCCGGCGGGCTGGCCGCGGCACCGGCCGCGGCGCCGCGGTAG
- a CDS encoding ABC transporter ATP-binding protein, with product MTDPRGLEVAVRRTLPGFALDVAFAVPDGVAALVGPSGAGKTLTLRAVAGLLRPDAGRVACRGRVLYDRAVGVDVPARARRVGYVFQQYALFPHLSVGENVAYGLGGRPRAERDARAAELLALVGLPNVERRRPRELSGGQQQRVALARALAPEPDLLLLDEPLAAVDAPLRVRLGDELLALHARTAVPMLLVTHDPAEARRIADVVVRLDGGRVARVE from the coding sequence GTGACGGACCCGCGCGGGCTGGAGGTGGCCGTGCGACGCACGCTCCCCGGGTTCGCGCTCGACGTCGCGTTCGCGGTGCCGGACGGCGTCGCCGCGCTCGTCGGCCCGTCGGGGGCGGGGAAGACGCTCACCCTGCGCGCGGTGGCCGGGCTGCTGCGCCCCGACGCGGGGCGCGTCGCGTGCCGCGGACGCGTGCTCTACGACCGGGCCGTCGGCGTCGACGTGCCCGCGCGCGCGCGGCGCGTCGGCTACGTGTTCCAGCAGTACGCCCTCTTTCCGCACCTGAGCGTGGGCGAGAACGTCGCCTACGGGCTCGGCGGCCGGCCGCGGGCCGAGCGCGACGCGCGCGCGGCCGAGCTGCTCGCGCTCGTCGGGCTGCCTAACGTCGAGCGCCGGCGCCCGCGCGAGCTCTCGGGCGGGCAGCAGCAGCGGGTCGCGCTCGCCCGCGCGCTCGCCCCGGAGCCCGACCTCCTCCTCCTCGACGAGCCGCTCGCCGCCGTCGACGCGCCGCTGCGGGTTCGGCTCGGCGACGAGCTGCTCGCGCTGCACGCGCGGACCGCCGTCCCGATGCTCCTCGTCACCCACGACCCCGCCGAGGCGCGGCGGATCGCGGACGTCGTCGTGCGGCTCGACGGCGGTCGCGTGGCGCGCGTCGAATGA
- the moaC gene encoding cyclic pyranopterin monophosphate synthase accessory protein: MNAPDPAAALSHVAGDGAARMVDVSAKPATARLARAAGAIVMSPAALALVRDNAAAKGDVLGVARVAGVMAAKRTADLVPLCHPVPLTDVQVALTLDDALPGVRVETTARTVAGTGVEMEAIVAATVALVTVYDMVKAADRAMTITEVRLLEKTGGKSGHWRREGARDSV, from the coding sequence GTGAACGCACCCGACCCGGCCGCCGCCCTCTCCCACGTCGCCGGCGACGGCGCGGCGCGGATGGTCGACGTCTCGGCCAAGCCCGCGACCGCGCGCCTCGCGCGGGCCGCGGGCGCGATCGTGATGAGCCCCGCCGCCCTCGCCCTCGTCCGCGACAACGCGGCCGCCAAGGGCGACGTGTTAGGCGTCGCGCGCGTGGCCGGCGTGATGGCCGCCAAGCGCACCGCCGACCTCGTCCCGCTCTGCCACCCGGTGCCGCTCACCGACGTGCAGGTCGCGCTCACGCTCGACGACGCGCTCCCGGGCGTGCGCGTCGAGACCACCGCGCGCACGGTCGCCGGCACCGGCGTCGAGATGGAGGCGATCGTCGCGGCGACGGTCGCGCTCGTGACGGTCTACGACATGGTCAAGGCGGCCGACCGCGCGATGACGATCACGGAGGTGCGGCTGCTCGAAAAGACCGGGGGCAAGAGCGGGCACTGGCGGCGCGAGGGCGCACGCGACAGCGTGTAG
- the dtd gene encoding putative D-aminoacyl-tRNA deacylase-like protein: protein MRVLVQRVSRAAVRVRDPGGTVRTTGEIAAGLVLLVGVTHGDGDDEVAWMADKVLGLRIFGDDDGKMNRALGDVPGGALLVVSQFTLYGDASRGRRPSYVAAARPEAAEPLYEAFVARLRASGARAETGEFGAMMDVELVNDGPVTLWLEREAGR, encoded by the coding sequence GTGCGCGTGTTAGTCCAGCGCGTGTCGCGCGCGGCGGTGCGCGTGCGCGACCCGGGCGGAACCGTGCGCACGACGGGAGAGATCGCGGCCGGACTCGTCCTCCTCGTCGGCGTCACGCACGGCGACGGGGACGACGAGGTCGCGTGGATGGCCGACAAGGTGTTGGGCCTCCGCATCTTTGGCGACGACGACGGCAAGATGAACCGCGCGCTCGGTGACGTGCCCGGCGGCGCGCTGCTCGTCGTCTCGCAGTTCACGCTCTACGGCGACGCGTCGCGCGGGCGGCGGCCGAGTTACGTTGCGGCCGCGCGGCCGGAGGCGGCCGAGCCATTGTACGAGGCGTTCGTGGCGCGGCTACGCGCGTCGGGCGCGCGCGCGGAAACCGGGGAGTTCGGGGCGATGATGGATGTGGAGTTGGTGAACGACGGGCCGGTCACGCTCTGGCTCGAACGCGAGGCGGGGCGGTGA